From the Clavibacter phaseoli genome, one window contains:
- a CDS encoding holo-ACP synthase, protein MIRGIGVDVVDVARFARSAERAPGLVPRLFAPAERSLPARSLAARFAAKEALIKALGGPGGISWQDMEVVRDDHGDPSFRVSGAVAEVAAARGVTRIHLSMSHDAGLATAFVVTEGDAP, encoded by the coding sequence GTGATCAGGGGCATCGGCGTCGACGTGGTCGACGTCGCGCGGTTCGCCCGGAGCGCCGAGCGCGCTCCGGGCCTCGTGCCGCGCCTGTTCGCGCCCGCCGAGCGGTCCCTGCCCGCGCGCTCGCTCGCGGCGAGGTTCGCCGCGAAGGAGGCGCTCATCAAGGCGCTCGGGGGACCCGGCGGGATCAGCTGGCAGGACATGGAGGTCGTGCGCGACGACCACGGCGACCCGTCGTTCCGCGTGAGCGGGGCCGTCGCGGAGGTCGCGGCGGCGCGGGGCGTGACGCGGATCCACCTGAGCATGAGCCACGACGCCGGACTCGCGACCGCGTTCGTGGTGACCGAGGGGGACGCGCCGTGA
- the alr gene encoding alanine racemase: MTDEATLQAPAALRREARIDTAAISANVRTLRAATGAPLVMAVVKADGYGHGAVASARAALAGGADRLGVVDVREALALRAAGIDAPILTWMHAPGADFATAIEAGVDLGLNSLRQVREVADAARRIGRTAEVHLKVDTGLGRNGVTPAEWPGVVAEVTALVAEGRIHLGGVFSHLANAGEDEDLAQVRAFHQAVDAVRAAGLEPGIRHLAATAGALRVPEARLDMVRLGIGIYGISPLDGVTSADLGLVPAMTLVGSVVAVKRVPADTGVSYGYTYRTTRATTLALVSLGFADGVPRLASNRAPVAIHGARFRVSGRIAMDQFVVDVGDGVVDGTPVAVGDDAVLFGDPATGAPSVEEWAEATGTIGYEIVARVAGRVTRRHSA; encoded by the coding sequence GTGACCGACGAGGCGACGCTCCAGGCGCCGGCGGCCCTCCGGCGGGAGGCGCGCATCGACACCGCCGCGATCTCCGCCAACGTCCGGACGCTGCGCGCGGCCACGGGCGCGCCGCTCGTCATGGCCGTCGTCAAGGCCGACGGCTACGGGCACGGCGCGGTCGCGTCGGCGCGCGCGGCGCTCGCCGGCGGGGCCGACCGGCTCGGCGTGGTCGACGTCCGCGAGGCGCTCGCGCTGCGGGCGGCCGGGATCGACGCGCCGATCCTCACCTGGATGCACGCACCCGGCGCCGACTTCGCGACCGCGATCGAGGCCGGCGTCGACCTGGGGCTCAACAGCCTGCGCCAGGTGCGCGAGGTCGCGGACGCCGCGCGTCGGATCGGCCGCACCGCGGAGGTGCACCTCAAGGTCGACACCGGGCTCGGCCGCAACGGCGTGACTCCGGCGGAGTGGCCGGGCGTCGTCGCCGAGGTCACCGCGCTGGTCGCGGAGGGCCGGATCCACCTCGGCGGCGTCTTCAGCCACCTCGCCAACGCGGGGGAGGACGAGGACCTGGCGCAGGTCCGCGCGTTCCATCAGGCGGTCGACGCGGTGCGGGCCGCGGGGCTCGAGCCGGGGATCCGCCACCTGGCCGCCACCGCGGGCGCCCTGCGCGTGCCCGAGGCCCGCCTCGACATGGTGCGCCTCGGCATCGGGATCTACGGCATCTCGCCGCTCGACGGCGTCACGTCCGCCGACCTCGGCCTGGTACCGGCGATGACCCTCGTCGGCAGCGTCGTCGCGGTGAAGCGCGTCCCCGCCGACACTGGCGTCTCCTACGGCTACACGTACCGCACCACGCGGGCCACCACCCTCGCGCTCGTCTCGCTCGGCTTCGCCGACGGCGTCCCGCGGCTCGCGAGCAACCGCGCGCCCGTCGCGATCCACGGCGCGCGCTTCCGGGTGAGCGGCCGCATCGCCATGGACCAGTTCGTCGTCGACGTGGGCGACGGCGTCGTCGACGGCACGCCCGTGGCGGTGGGCGACGACGCCGTGCTGTTCGGGGATCCCGCGACCGGCGCGCCCTCGGTGGAGGAGTGGGCCGAGGCGACGGGCACCATCGGCTACGAGATCGTCGCGCGCGTCGCCGGCCGCGTGACCCGGAGGCACTCCGCATGA
- the tsaD gene encoding tRNA (adenosine(37)-N6)-threonylcarbamoyltransferase complex transferase subunit TsaD — translation MSVLFRTAEVADLPELMHLETTTFVSDAWSADAMRGELTARHGWYVVAVDEADGAILGYAGLSCPRGAHAADVQTIAVADGSRGRGVGRALLTRLVAEAHSRGAREVLLEVRADNPVAQSLYSSLGFEAIAVRPHYYQPDDVDAVVMRVALTATPPAVAEPRDATAERAASAAPGTEAHVDESAADDAGPLVLGIETSCDETGIGIVRGQTLLANVISSSMDEHARYGGVVPEVAARAHLEALTPAIDAALVEAGVTLRELDAIAVTAGPGLSGALMVGVGAAKALAVALDIPLHGVNHLVGHVGADLLSTDGGPGVPLETPSIALLVSGGHTSLLLVRDLVDDVELLGETIDDAAGEAFDKVARVLGLPYPGGPHIDRVAAEGDPKAIRFPRGLSLPKDMDRHRYDFSFSGLKTAVARWVEKRQDAGEPVPVADVAASFREAVVDVLLTKAVAACVDHGISRLLLGGGVVANARVRELAAERCAAAGIELRIPPLSLCTDNGAMIAALGARLIESGRAPSGLAFGADSTLPVTVVQVG, via the coding sequence GTGAGCGTCCTGTTCCGCACCGCCGAGGTCGCCGACCTGCCCGAGCTGATGCACCTCGAGACCACCACGTTCGTCTCCGACGCCTGGTCGGCCGACGCGATGCGCGGCGAGCTGACGGCCCGCCACGGCTGGTACGTCGTGGCCGTCGACGAGGCCGACGGCGCGATCCTCGGCTACGCCGGCCTGTCCTGCCCGCGCGGCGCGCACGCCGCCGACGTCCAGACCATCGCCGTCGCCGACGGCAGCCGCGGCCGGGGCGTCGGCCGCGCCCTGCTCACCCGGCTCGTCGCCGAGGCGCACTCCCGCGGCGCGCGCGAGGTGCTGCTCGAGGTCCGCGCCGACAACCCCGTCGCGCAGTCCCTGTACTCCTCGCTCGGGTTCGAGGCCATCGCCGTCCGCCCGCACTACTACCAGCCGGACGACGTCGACGCCGTCGTGATGCGCGTCGCCCTCACCGCGACGCCGCCCGCGGTCGCCGAGCCGCGCGACGCGACCGCCGAGCGCGCCGCATCCGCCGCCCCGGGCACGGAGGCGCACGTCGACGAGAGCGCCGCCGACGACGCCGGCCCCCTCGTCCTCGGCATCGAGACCTCGTGCGACGAGACCGGCATCGGCATCGTCCGCGGCCAGACGCTCCTCGCCAACGTCATCTCCAGCTCCATGGACGAGCACGCGCGCTACGGCGGCGTCGTGCCCGAGGTCGCCGCCCGCGCGCACCTCGAGGCGCTGACCCCGGCGATCGACGCGGCCCTCGTCGAGGCGGGCGTCACCCTGCGCGAGCTCGACGCCATCGCCGTCACCGCGGGCCCCGGCCTCTCCGGCGCGCTCATGGTCGGCGTCGGCGCGGCGAAGGCGCTCGCCGTGGCCCTCGACATCCCGCTGCACGGCGTCAACCACCTCGTGGGCCACGTGGGCGCCGACCTCCTCAGCACCGATGGCGGGCCCGGCGTCCCGCTCGAGACCCCGAGCATCGCGCTGCTCGTCTCCGGCGGCCACACCTCGCTGCTCCTCGTGCGCGACCTCGTGGACGACGTCGAGCTCCTCGGCGAGACCATCGACGACGCCGCGGGCGAGGCCTTCGACAAGGTCGCCCGCGTGCTCGGGCTGCCCTACCCGGGAGGCCCGCACATCGACCGGGTCGCGGCCGAGGGCGACCCGAAGGCGATCCGCTTCCCCCGAGGCCTCTCCCTGCCCAAGGACATGGATCGCCACCGCTACGACTTCTCGTTCTCGGGCCTCAAGACCGCGGTCGCCCGCTGGGTCGAGAAGCGCCAGGACGCCGGCGAGCCCGTGCCCGTCGCGGACGTGGCCGCGAGCTTCCGCGAGGCCGTCGTCGACGTGCTGCTCACGAAGGCCGTCGCCGCGTGCGTCGACCACGGGATCTCGCGCCTGCTGCTGGGCGGCGGCGTCGTCGCGAACGCGCGCGTGCGGGAGCTGGCGGCGGAGCGATGCGCGGCGGCGGGCATCGAGCTGCGGATCCCGCCCCTGTCGCTCTGCACCGACAACGGCGCGATGATCGCGGCGCTCGGCGCGCGCCTCATCGAGTCGGGCCGCGCGCCGTCCGGGCTCGCGTTCGGCGCGGACTCGACGCTGCCGGTCACCGTCGTCCAGGTCGGCTGA
- the coaA gene encoding type I pantothenate kinase yields MPDTATGSPTSHGHVSPFVEIARADWAALAPATQLPLRETELVQLRGIGDRLDMHEVEDVYLPLSRLLNLYVTGTKKLHRDTSAFLGERAKSTPFIIGVAGSVAVGKSTVARLLREMLARWEDTPRVELVTTDGFLHPNAELQRRGLMERKGFPESYDRRALLRFVTQVKSGVAEVRAPFYSHLAYDIVPGAEVVVRQPDVLIIEGLNVLQPAASGAKLAVSDLFDFSIYVDARTHDIAQWYEERFLSLQQGAFSNPRSYFHRYADLSREEAVARARGIWSAINEPNLEQNIRPTRSRATLVLRKDADHSVANVLLRKL; encoded by the coding sequence ATGCCAGACACCGCGACGGGATCCCCGACGAGCCACGGCCACGTCTCCCCGTTCGTGGAGATCGCCCGCGCCGACTGGGCCGCCCTCGCGCCCGCCACGCAGCTCCCGCTCCGCGAGACCGAGCTGGTGCAGCTGCGCGGCATCGGGGACCGGCTCGACATGCACGAGGTCGAGGACGTCTACCTCCCCCTCAGCCGGCTGCTCAACCTCTACGTCACGGGCACGAAGAAGCTGCACCGGGACACGAGCGCGTTCCTCGGCGAGCGCGCCAAGAGCACGCCGTTCATCATCGGGGTCGCGGGATCCGTGGCCGTCGGCAAGTCGACCGTCGCCCGCCTCCTGCGCGAGATGCTGGCGCGCTGGGAGGACACCCCGCGCGTCGAGCTCGTGACCACCGACGGCTTCCTGCACCCGAACGCGGAGCTCCAGCGCCGGGGCCTCATGGAGCGGAAGGGCTTCCCCGAGTCGTACGACCGGCGGGCGCTGCTGCGGTTCGTCACGCAGGTCAAGAGCGGCGTCGCCGAGGTGCGGGCGCCGTTCTACTCGCACCTCGCCTACGACATCGTCCCGGGCGCCGAGGTGGTCGTGCGGCAGCCGGACGTGCTCATCATCGAGGGCCTCAACGTGCTGCAGCCGGCGGCGTCCGGCGCGAAGCTCGCCGTGAGCGACCTCTTCGACTTCTCGATCTACGTCGACGCGCGCACGCACGACATCGCCCAGTGGTACGAGGAGCGGTTCCTGAGCCTGCAGCAGGGCGCCTTCAGCAACCCGCGCTCGTACTTCCACCGCTACGCGGACCTCAGCCGCGAGGAGGCCGTGGCGCGGGCGCGCGGGATCTGGTCGGCCATCAACGAGCCGAACCTCGAGCAGAACATCCGGCCGACCCGCTCGCGCGCGACGCTCGTGCTGCGCAAGGACGCGGACCACTCGGTCGCGAACGTCCTGCTCCGCAAGCTCTGA
- a CDS encoding class I SAM-dependent methyltransferase, which yields MDQTDLREVLSLEGLRLLDSLPAPAPGDDMVRMVSALRGEGHSPALVSAVLTQSRLRARARTKFGEFAARMLFTEAGLEQATRLPVAAQHAGRFQQAGVAHVADLGCGIGGDAMAMAAIGIRVTAVERDEVTAAVAGWNLAPFPEAEVEQGTAEAFDAGRVDGVYLDPARRTDGHSSTRRISDPDAYSPTLSAAFELAAGRAAGIKLGPGLDRDLIPAEAEAQWVSVDGQAVEMGLWFGPTRRDGVRRAALVISGGSQAELTSEADSEDAELGELGAHLYEPDGAVIRARLIGDLARSLDGRMVGEGIAWITSEREQAMPFARGFRVREVLPLDEQRLRRELRARGIGTLEIKKRGVDVDPARLRTRLQLKGDGSATLIATRVGGRRVAILADRHGVDAG from the coding sequence ATGGATCAGACCGACCTCCGCGAGGTGCTCTCGCTCGAGGGGCTCCGCCTGCTCGACTCCCTCCCCGCGCCGGCGCCGGGGGACGACATGGTGCGGATGGTGAGCGCGCTGCGCGGCGAGGGGCACTCCCCCGCGCTCGTGTCCGCCGTCCTCACGCAGTCGCGGCTCCGCGCTCGGGCCCGGACGAAGTTCGGCGAGTTCGCCGCGCGCATGCTCTTCACGGAGGCCGGGCTCGAGCAGGCCACGCGGCTGCCGGTCGCCGCGCAGCACGCGGGGCGCTTCCAGCAGGCGGGCGTCGCGCACGTGGCCGATCTCGGCTGCGGGATCGGCGGGGACGCGATGGCGATGGCGGCCATCGGGATCCGCGTGACGGCGGTCGAGCGCGACGAGGTGACCGCCGCGGTCGCCGGCTGGAACCTCGCGCCGTTCCCCGAGGCCGAGGTCGAGCAGGGCACGGCCGAGGCGTTCGACGCCGGCCGCGTCGACGGCGTCTACCTCGACCCCGCCCGGCGCACGGACGGGCACTCGTCGACCCGGCGCATCTCGGATCCGGACGCCTACTCCCCCACCCTCTCCGCCGCGTTCGAGCTGGCGGCGGGACGGGCTGCCGGGATCAAGCTCGGTCCCGGCCTCGACCGCGACCTCATCCCCGCGGAGGCGGAGGCGCAGTGGGTCTCGGTCGACGGGCAGGCCGTGGAGATGGGCCTGTGGTTCGGGCCGACGCGGCGCGACGGCGTCCGGCGGGCGGCGCTCGTGATCAGCGGCGGGTCGCAGGCGGAGCTCACCTCGGAGGCCGACAGCGAGGACGCCGAGCTCGGCGAGCTGGGCGCGCACCTGTACGAGCCGGACGGCGCCGTGATCCGCGCCCGCCTCATCGGCGACCTGGCGCGCTCGCTCGACGGGCGGATGGTCGGCGAGGGGATCGCGTGGATCACGTCCGAGCGCGAGCAGGCGATGCCGTTCGCACGCGGGTTCCGGGTGCGCGAGGTGCTGCCGCTCGACGAGCAGCGGTTGAGGCGCGAGCTGCGGGCGCGCGGGATCGGGACGCTGGAGATCAAGAAGCGCGGGGTCGACGTGGACCCGGCGCGGCTGCGGACGCGCCTGCAGCTGAAGGGCGACGGCTCGGCGACGCTCATCGCCACGCGGGTCGGCGGGCGGCGCGTGGCGATCCTCGCGGACCGGCACGGGGTCGACGCGGGCTGA
- the groES gene encoding co-chaperone GroES, which yields MSVSIKPLEDRIVIQQVEAEQTTASGLVIPDTAKEKPQEGEVVAVGPGRIDDNGNRVPLDVAVGDKVIYSKYGGTEVKYDGQDLLVLSARDVLAVIER from the coding sequence GTGTCGGTCTCCATCAAGCCGCTCGAGGATCGCATCGTCATCCAGCAGGTCGAAGCCGAGCAGACCACCGCGTCTGGTCTGGTCATCCCCGACACCGCCAAGGAGAAGCCCCAGGAGGGCGAGGTCGTGGCCGTGGGCCCCGGCCGCATCGACGACAACGGCAACCGCGTCCCGCTCGACGTCGCCGTCGGCGACAAGGTCATCTACTCCAAGTACGGTGGAACCGAGGTCAAGTACGACGGCCAGGACCTCCTCGTCCTCTCCGCGCGCGACGTGCTCGCCGTCATCGAGCGCTGA
- the glmS gene encoding glutamine--fructose-6-phosphate transaminase (isomerizing) yields the protein MCGIVGYVGEARSLEVLLGGLRRLEYRGYDSAGVAVLDADGTLGVRKRAGKLDRLLEDLEASPLPNGSTGIGHTRWATHGGPTDRNAHPHLGDDGKLALIHNGIIENFAELKDDLLADGYAFESDTDTEVAAQLLGREYGVTHDLEQAFRNTVSRLEGAFTLLAVHRDQPGLVVGARRNSPLVIGLGEGENFLGSDVAAFVEFTRRAVAIGQDQMVAIRPDSVTVTDFHGAPVETHEFEIAWDASASEKGGWSSFMAKEISEGPDAVANTLRGRIVDGVVVLPDLDAIGEVDLAEISRIVIVACGTAAYSGILGKYAIEKWARVPVEVELAHEFRYRDPVLDATTLVISISQSGETMDTLLAVRYAREAGARVLSICNTQGATIPRESEAVVYTHAGPEVAVASTKAFVAQVAALYLFGLHLARIRGTLSADEIVANTEELLAIPEKLATVVEQGENISQLAKWMADTRAVLFLGRNVGFPVALEGALKLKELAYIHAEGFAAGELKHGPIALIEPGQPVFVVVPSPTHQLALHKKVISNIEEIRARGARVIAIAEQGDAFVLPHADEVIPIPLAAPLFEPLLAVTPLQIFAMELAAAKGLDVDQPRNLAKSVTVE from the coding sequence ATGTGCGGAATCGTGGGTTACGTCGGTGAGGCCAGGAGCCTCGAGGTCCTCCTCGGAGGGCTGCGGAGGCTGGAGTACCGCGGGTACGACTCCGCGGGCGTGGCCGTGCTGGACGCGGACGGCACGCTCGGCGTGCGCAAGCGCGCGGGCAAGCTCGACCGCCTGCTCGAGGACCTGGAGGCCTCGCCGCTGCCGAACGGATCCACGGGGATCGGCCACACGCGCTGGGCGACGCACGGCGGCCCCACCGACCGCAACGCGCACCCGCACCTCGGCGACGACGGCAAGCTCGCCCTCATCCACAACGGCATCATCGAGAACTTCGCGGAGCTCAAGGACGACCTCCTCGCGGACGGCTACGCCTTCGAGAGCGACACGGACACCGAGGTCGCCGCCCAGCTCCTGGGTCGCGAGTACGGCGTCACGCACGACCTCGAGCAGGCGTTCCGCAACACGGTGAGCCGCCTCGAAGGCGCGTTCACGCTCCTCGCCGTGCACCGCGACCAGCCCGGCCTCGTGGTCGGCGCCCGGCGCAACTCGCCGCTCGTCATCGGGCTGGGCGAGGGCGAGAACTTCCTCGGATCCGACGTCGCCGCCTTCGTGGAGTTCACGCGCCGCGCGGTCGCCATCGGGCAGGACCAGATGGTCGCCATCCGGCCCGACTCCGTCACCGTCACCGACTTCCACGGCGCGCCCGTCGAGACGCACGAGTTCGAGATCGCGTGGGACGCGTCCGCCAGCGAGAAGGGCGGCTGGTCGAGCTTCATGGCGAAGGAGATCAGCGAGGGCCCGGACGCCGTCGCGAACACCCTCCGCGGCCGCATCGTCGACGGCGTCGTCGTGCTCCCCGACCTCGACGCGATCGGCGAGGTCGACCTCGCGGAGATCTCGCGCATCGTCATCGTCGCGTGCGGCACCGCCGCGTACTCGGGCATCCTCGGCAAGTACGCCATCGAGAAGTGGGCGCGCGTCCCCGTCGAGGTCGAGCTCGCGCACGAGTTCCGCTACCGCGACCCGGTGCTCGACGCGACGACGCTCGTGATCTCCATCAGCCAGTCCGGCGAGACCATGGACACGCTGCTGGCCGTCCGCTACGCCCGCGAGGCCGGGGCGCGCGTCCTCTCCATCTGCAACACGCAGGGCGCCACCATCCCGCGCGAGTCGGAGGCCGTCGTCTACACGCACGCGGGCCCCGAGGTCGCGGTCGCGTCCACGAAGGCGTTCGTCGCGCAGGTGGCGGCGCTCTACCTCTTCGGGCTGCACCTGGCGCGCATCCGCGGCACGCTGTCGGCCGACGAGATCGTCGCCAACACGGAGGAGCTGCTCGCGATCCCGGAGAAGCTCGCGACGGTCGTCGAGCAGGGCGAGAACATCAGCCAGCTCGCGAAGTGGATGGCGGACACCCGCGCCGTGCTCTTCCTCGGCCGCAACGTCGGCTTCCCCGTCGCGCTCGAGGGCGCGCTGAAGCTCAAGGAGCTCGCCTACATCCACGCGGAGGGCTTCGCCGCGGGCGAGCTCAAGCACGGGCCCATCGCGCTCATCGAGCCGGGCCAGCCCGTGTTCGTGGTCGTGCCGAGCCCCACGCACCAGCTCGCGCTGCACAAGAAGGTCATCTCCAACATCGAGGAGATCCGCGCGCGCGGGGCCCGCGTCATCGCGATCGCCGAGCAGGGCGACGCGTTCGTGCTGCCGCACGCGGACGAGGTCATCCCGATCCCGCTCGCCGCGCCGCTGTTCGAGCCGCTGCTGGCCGTCACGCCGCTGCAGATCTTCGCGATGGAGCTCGCCGCGGCCAAGGGCCTCGACGTCGACCAGCCGCGCAACCTCGCGAAGTCCGTCACGGTCGAGTGA
- the alr gene encoding alanine racemase, with amino-acid sequence MSDAVPPPLSPGRRAVIDLDAIRHNVRTLAALAAPARTMVAVKADAYGHGALQVARAALEAGAESLAVLDVASAVELRRAGIDARLLAWLHGVDTDFRVAVEEGIDLGVSALWELERIAAAGRATGIRARVHLKADTGLSRNGATPELWPDLVRAAVAADAAGELTLHALWSHLADASPEDDDAALARFHEAVRVAEELGARPVEKHLAASSAGIRLPDARFDMVRFGIAVYGISPFDDRSGRDLGLIPAMTLEADVVSVKRVRAGHGVSYGLDHRTAGPSTLALVPLGYADGIPRIAAPHASVLLNGRRFRVAGRIAMDQLVLDVGDMPVEVGDTAVILGPGDRGEPTAEEWAGWAETIGDEIVTRVGPRVDRVHLHERDDASEAPAEEVLSDELVPVATTDDMEELGRAVARELGAGDLVVLSGPLGAGKTTFTRGLGDGLGVRGPVTSPTFVLARTHPSLVDGPPLVHVDAYRLADARELDDLDIDFARSVVVVEWGEGKLDGIAEEWWDLRIARPTGAGDGDPAASDDADPDPDAAPEEPRTVRIRRLRARPRA; translated from the coding sequence ATGAGCGACGCCGTCCCCCCGCCCCTGTCGCCCGGCCGCCGCGCCGTGATCGACCTCGACGCGATCCGCCACAACGTCCGCACGCTCGCCGCGCTCGCCGCCCCCGCCCGCACGATGGTCGCCGTGAAGGCGGACGCGTACGGCCACGGCGCCCTGCAGGTCGCGCGCGCCGCCCTCGAGGCCGGCGCCGAGAGCCTGGCCGTCCTCGACGTCGCGTCGGCGGTCGAGCTCCGCCGCGCCGGCATCGACGCCCGCCTCCTCGCCTGGCTGCACGGCGTCGACACCGACTTCCGCGTCGCGGTGGAGGAGGGCATCGACCTCGGCGTCTCGGCGCTGTGGGAGCTGGAGCGCATCGCGGCCGCGGGGCGTGCCACGGGGATCCGCGCCCGCGTGCACCTCAAGGCCGACACCGGCCTCAGCCGCAACGGCGCCACCCCGGAGCTCTGGCCCGACCTCGTGCGCGCGGCCGTCGCCGCCGACGCCGCGGGCGAGCTGACGCTGCACGCGCTGTGGTCGCACCTGGCCGACGCCTCGCCCGAGGACGACGACGCCGCGCTCGCGCGCTTCCACGAGGCCGTCCGCGTGGCCGAGGAGCTGGGGGCGCGACCCGTCGAGAAGCACCTGGCCGCGAGCTCCGCGGGGATCCGCCTGCCCGACGCCCGCTTCGACATGGTCCGCTTCGGCATCGCCGTCTACGGCATCTCGCCGTTCGACGACCGCTCCGGCCGCGACCTCGGTCTCATCCCCGCGATGACGCTCGAGGCCGACGTCGTCTCGGTCAAGCGCGTCAGGGCCGGCCACGGCGTCTCGTACGGGCTCGACCACCGCACCGCGGGGCCGTCGACGCTCGCGCTCGTCCCGCTCGGCTACGCCGACGGGATCCCGCGCATCGCCGCCCCGCACGCCTCCGTGCTCCTCAACGGCCGCCGCTTCCGGGTCGCCGGCCGCATCGCCATGGACCAGCTCGTGCTCGACGTGGGCGACATGCCCGTCGAGGTCGGCGACACCGCCGTGATCCTCGGCCCCGGCGACCGCGGCGAGCCCACCGCCGAGGAGTGGGCCGGCTGGGCGGAGACCATCGGCGACGAGATCGTGACCCGCGTGGGCCCGCGCGTCGACCGCGTGCACCTCCACGAGCGCGACGACGCGTCCGAGGCGCCGGCCGAGGAGGTCCTCTCCGACGAGCTCGTCCCCGTCGCGACCACCGACGACATGGAGGAGCTCGGCCGCGCCGTCGCCCGGGAGCTCGGCGCGGGCGACCTCGTCGTCCTGTCCGGCCCGCTCGGCGCGGGCAAGACGACCTTCACGCGCGGCCTCGGCGACGGACTCGGCGTCCGCGGCCCCGTCACGAGCCCCACCTTCGTGCTCGCGCGCACGCACCCGAGCCTCGTCGACGGCCCGCCGCTCGTGCACGTCGACGCCTACCGCCTGGCCGACGCCCGCGAGCTCGACGACCTCGACATCGACTTCGCGCGGTCCGTCGTGGTGGTCGAGTGGGGCGAGGGCAAGCTCGACGGCATCGCCGAGGAGTGGTGGGATCTGCGGATCGCGCGTCCCACGGGCGCGGGCGACGGCGATCCCGCCGCGTCCGACGACGCCGACCCGGACCCGGACGCCGCCCCCGAGGAGCCCCGCACCGTCCGCATCCGACGGCTCCGCGCGCGCCCCCGCGCCTAG
- the tsaB gene encoding tRNA (adenosine(37)-N6)-threonylcarbamoyltransferase complex dimerization subunit type 1 TsaB: MLLAIDTSAGTGVAVIDPDGRVLAERQEADTMRHAEVIGTLLDECLTASGIERCDVRAVVAGMGPGPFTGLRVGIAAARVLATGLDVRVIPVVSHDAVAHDHYAAGGTGSLVVVTDARRRELYWSVYREPAPGGVAERTAGPGLSKPDDVPAADHRIDAAGVRAASLAQVARRMDELDLPFAADEALYLRSPDVTVSAGPKRVTS, from the coding sequence GTGCTCCTCGCGATCGACACCTCCGCCGGCACGGGCGTCGCCGTCATCGACCCCGACGGCCGCGTGCTCGCCGAGCGCCAGGAGGCCGACACCATGCGGCACGCCGAGGTCATCGGCACGCTGCTCGACGAGTGCCTCACCGCGTCCGGCATCGAGCGCTGCGACGTCCGCGCCGTCGTCGCGGGCATGGGCCCCGGCCCGTTCACCGGCCTCCGCGTCGGCATCGCGGCGGCCCGCGTGCTGGCCACCGGCCTGGACGTGCGCGTGATCCCCGTGGTCAGCCACGACGCCGTCGCCCACGACCACTACGCCGCGGGCGGCACCGGATCCCTCGTGGTCGTCACCGACGCCCGCCGCCGCGAGCTGTACTGGTCCGTCTACCGCGAGCCCGCGCCCGGCGGCGTCGCCGAGCGCACCGCGGGGCCCGGCCTGAGCAAGCCGGACGACGTGCCCGCCGCCGACCACCGCATCGACGCCGCCGGCGTGCGCGCGGCGTCCCTCGCGCAGGTCGCCCGGCGGATGGACGAGCTCGACCTGCCCTTCGCGGCCGACGAGGCTCTCTACCTCCGCTCGCCCGACGTCACCGTCTCGGCCGGCCCGAAGCGGGTGACCTCGTGA
- a CDS encoding DUF4190 domain-containing protein — protein MTDPQNPDRSNDGFPPAPSQPAYPAAPAAGSDSPYAASYQPGQGGAPKKGLAITSMVLGIVSAALSLFLWFLTFFVGIAAVITGILARKRNPEAKGFALTGIITGIVGILVSLLVGILFFAVIGTAINTGEINGTPLPTAP, from the coding sequence ATGACCGATCCGCAGAACCCGGACCGCTCCAACGACGGCTTCCCGCCCGCGCCGAGCCAGCCCGCCTACCCGGCCGCTCCCGCCGCCGGCTCCGACTCGCCCTACGCGGCGTCCTACCAGCCCGGCCAGGGCGGTGCGCCCAAGAAGGGCCTCGCCATCACGTCGATGGTGCTCGGCATCGTGTCCGCCGCCCTGTCGCTCTTCCTGTGGTTCCTCACGTTCTTCGTGGGCATCGCGGCCGTGATCACCGGCATCCTCGCGCGCAAGCGCAACCCGGAGGCCAAGGGCTTCGCGCTCACCGGCATCATCACCGGCATCGTGGGCATCCTGGTCAGCCTGCTGGTGGGCATCCTGTTCTTCGCGGTCATCGGCACCGCGATCAACACCGGCGAGATCAACGGCACCCCGCTCCCGACCGCGCCGTAG